The Dermacentor variabilis isolate Ectoservices unplaced genomic scaffold, ASM5094787v1 scaffold_19, whole genome shotgun sequence nucleotide sequence gtttgctacccactACTGGTGACAtgtgacacatgtgacttttTTACAATAAAAGTAAGTCtctcacttatcctgtgcactggttgcctttgtctttttgaattacaatttgttgcctatattagttcttttgttgcatcccagattaggaatggctatcatagttgacatcatttaaccatattgcacacaatgtgaatatgtacttgcaatatatggccaccataaatataataaatagaagttaataattcaaaaATAGTGGCTTTGCATGGTgctgcagccatgaattgtagctataaggtaccagcgttgcaagtagcactgcttgtgcagaatatagttcaactctactactttcaaacattgTTTTTATCtacatttgtatagctccaggtcctgtgaacaacacacatctggtggaagagtggcttgcacctgcagttgggcccaatgaatagccaaatttctgcccgttttcatgttattagcatattagtagaggcggcgttcttatagtagcctgtttgtccagtgtagaagccgctgcgggtgtcaggatcttgcacacttcttcagctttgcaggggacacagcatctggcacagtTTGTCACATGCTAtgtcttcggggcaagttgagtttactcacttgcaaagggggaacgaagcttgttggatatgaagtaaagcgtctgtacactcagtggccttcttcattttgtgtgacctatgcggttatagcgacccttgctttatgcacttcttgtcagGCAGCAgtattgcttttgaaacactcaggatagctttgagcaagctggacaggaatagcactggaaaaccagcagatgttaattgtcacaCTTATCAttcgaagcttcatacagtatgacgagggcgtaaataaatgagggtgttcctcaaggccttgtaacacatgtcatgagtttggagcaacatgatgtatagtacttttctgatcgcatggtataggttcagcaggtgtgaccATGGTTGAtttgcagtgcaaggtcaagagaAAGATATCTATGAGGAGCACTCTGGTAAAGGAggcgctgggaaaactagtgggaagcctgttgaacatgtGGTTGACCCAGTTGCTGGCTTCATTAGGCAatgtgtgataaagagaaggaagtcatggAAACATCATGGCCTCTTTCCATGGTTCaccaacagaaatatttagggataacgctgacatcaaacctcaattgggaaacacacataactaatattacaactactgcactacgaaagctattttatctaaaaagactCCTAAAGATCGCTCCgacgaacattaagcttctggcctacaaaacatttgtgagacctattttagaatacgctaatacaatttggtttccttacacagcaactaacatagctaaacttgaagctgtacaaagaaaagccgcaaggttcattcatagcaaatatcgttctactgactcaccttcacgtctcttagcttcctcaggcctcaacacattatcgacgagagcgaaacaaggccgactaaaatttctgtttcaaacgctgcaccgtcagtataaaattgatatcagccggtacatttcatattcgcaatctagaataacacggcatcaacacgaacatacgctaaccgagtattccttttctaatgacgcattcaggtactcattctttcctcgagtaatcagagaatggaatgaacttaactcgtcattaacagcgacaaattctttatccctgttcgtttcacaactggagctcatcacaagagattattaacgatttctcatgtttgttccatgttctctttatgttaaactaacagtgcttggaaaaaaaatgtatacacttgtttgtttccaaatacttcacgtttttgctttgactatgatatgccccggttgttgttcattttattctgctttgtttagtgttctgttgtatagcttatctaccttatcctttgtattttgttgaatattgttgctttttcattctttgtgtagctcacacatgtatttatgtcgggaaaaAAAGGTGTTCacgcccgtctgctaggctctcggctgagagcggcagtattgtgaaataaataaataaataaatcaggtTTTTGCATACagacactgtgctaaggttctcaggcaggtctcttgtaacacgccaacaagtcttagtgcgcaggctatgcatcaccaactacatatgccttctgttcggacaaagaactgctcattgtaactgacgaAGAtgaagtggacaaaaaaaaaacagcagccccattaatctggtttcactggtatcaacagtgttttgtaagtgtgcatCGCCATTCTCCCCtgtgccttcttgggtgacatcagcaaggactaGCTTGAGGCCAGgagtaatagacgtctttacaagctaaaaatgcatgcacgcatggagagcactttgcgtccaaaaagtaggcacttccacaggggcgttggagaaggaacagattattgacagtgggcaaagacaagcttctctgctactatacacccagcattgttgccatgtaacgaccactgaaacaatccctctcaaagaggaaatcatctttttgtatccataaagagggcagacaggaaaagccccttcagcaatgatgccagcTTGAAAAGGCCCACTTCGcccatcctgaatgcttccttcttaggctttgctgggtgcaagcattctattgtccaaaagttgtcattgagagcactgttggtttggtggcaatacagttcagaagtgattgcaacaaagctcccttcctagttggtctggaggctcacagCGCTCATGAAGCGACACCAtcagacaagcaaggtgacttgatgcctccaagcccttgttcgtttatcacactgttctgttagtaataaccatgagatctgaaaccaacaagctcaagttcggcactcgcgtggttactgtggaggGTCTATAATAAAAAGCTCAAAAATAGAAAgttcaagggaaaggataaggcaccatttaacacttagtattgctgcagcccacccccttcttttgtctggtcatgctacatttttttctatagataggcGTGAACTTCTCCTGTgtacagcttactgcagagagcataggtgatgttcccaatcggtgttcgatttttatatacactgtgttggctcaaagaggcttgaaacactgcaatggaagcttctagtagaaaaggtgcctggaagagaaaaaaagctctactggaaccatcttggcaacatcttgtccgcttaataaaaattgtgcttccatatcaacttcagcccttcagtttagagtaaagtaccagcgcacctatgaacaatgaatcaattttTAAAGAGcgtgtgcagtccagccagaagcatgggcatgaatccgcattgtgctcctgcattgaaggcaAATAATGCGTTACACTATgacgaatgtgctttagtaagcttctgTACAATGTGCAAAGAATTCTCGatgaagcttaccaagagcacagatgcacttgcaaattatatcacaattgaaaataatgagcacagtgttaACCTATGTGCCcgttccactcttagtatgctttactgcacgatgcttatttccactcCCGTATTGctgtgtagcaagctacaaaagaaacgttgcataatttggctttttaagattacctttttcgcGGTTCGatgtttcgcggtgaagcctaagcaatgtactgcggtgaagtatactaaaagtggaaatggggccactgtcactggacatgaGTACTTTAATTATACAATTGCGCACCCCCCGCCTCTCAGGTCGCGTAAGTGGACATACTGTGCTGGgcgatagcggccccctcccacttttagtatgcttcagcgcgtaactaaaatgtactgcggcgaagaagtaCATTTGTATTGATTGAAATAAcgaatggtttttacaacagtacagaaataaacgcgcaccatgcgtcagtctaccacacggaagagcgtcgcaacaaaaggtagctgattcacacaggcttatcagtcgtaaagggtattttgggcaattcaaaatttcagacacacagaaatttgtttatatgtttacgttcgtacttcTTGcttaataagactgccagaacttccacgatagaaagtaatttacaacagacaaacgcaaagaacacagacataggcctcgttttcaactcgctCGTCATGGAAATGACATATAGGACGGAAAatcgtgaacatgctgtgtgtgagcatcgtaaacttcatactaggcaatgAGCACACCACAATCTCGCAACAGCCGCTAATgcgaccaaaacgggagcacatgtctgtgaaagCGCAAAAGGAGCcactaagccactctgctcctccgccacacccgctgcacggctgcaccactcatTTCAAGCCCAGCAGACCAAACActcattcagcgctgaacagtgggtggtcgacgcaatcgcatttacatgacttgtagcgagcagcacatcccttcacagtcggacacggcgacgccacattgcggttcgcaaaacttcgctgccgaagcactaggccacttcgacatttcaattgtcaccaccgccgagtTCTCAAGGAagtacgggtcacacaacgcatcTTCTGTattgccagagctcaccgaggccaaaccGCACTGCCGAACCACCACTACTCAcagctttccgccaagtaacacagaacctacaacgaACATACAAGCaccgcaagcacaatcacataagcaattTTGAACAATGCGCGGTCAGCGCGGGCCTGAGAAAGATCACGCTGAGGgcgaaccatagaataaagaaccagggCGAacaccacggcgtcgctcggcgccaccacCACGCCTTCTCAAATATCCCTAAACAGTCCTGTccttaggcacctaggatcaggtcacgtgagggatttttgtacgacacgGTTCtccgacatttagacgcacgccattgaaatcgggaaccgcaagagcgccgccatgttgctacgcgccgaggttgccagctcctgagacgcttgctagacttggtgacagtagtcagttttaatctggcaaccgtagcagcatggcgtcgcgCTTGTAGTGTGGTGATGTGGTgggcgtgcagccgtgtgtttgggctgtTTATTCTATGTTGCAGGATGGTGTGAGTGTGGTCGATGTTGGCtgtgcaggtggcagttatgcaaccgaaggatggtcctgttgaagtttccggcggtatgcggttttcagccgTCACGCCTGTTGAAGCAGTGTCACTCGATGAGGTCGCGAGTTTGgggctcgaagctgtggtcagattcctcgttggcgtttcctaattctcttcgcacgggcgcggtatgttgcagaagccGCTGTCGCGATCTAACGTCGTGACGATAGATCGTTTATTTTAttacaagtactgatccagctggtaggacacatgtaaccgacaaatggaagtctcaggagagcacctgagattataataaagcaggcggcgcaggaacaccagggcacccaaggggtggGTGGAtatcaggattgggggctcaatcccatcgctcgtgatccgttgtcaaggttggagtcgggcatgaattagaaggtagctggcccatgccgacgtccaacttatccgcgctgaggacgttgatgaaggggactgcttctcatcgagaacgaggagtatgggtttatttacagtatttatatcagtctaacatgactgtttgagaaagtacttcagtctaacatgactgcttgagagagagtgtcctgagcagccgcacaacagcggtttttaaacactcggtcctcgaCATCCTCTCGGCTCGGACTGTCGATGAGAGAGGTCACGCAGCCTTTCGCTCCGACgacctcgcctcgccagccgcAACCGACTCCACGTGGGCGGACGTGCTTGCACATCGTTCCGGCGTGTGCTGCATGAGCCGCGTGGCCACCGCCATCGCGTGCTGCCACGCATGCTCTGCGCGACCCCCTACGCCTACCTCGCTGCATCATGCCTGCCATAGGATCCCTCCCCTTGCCCGGCGTCCACACTTCGAGTGTCGAGACACCGAGACGACACCTGCTCCACGCACGGGTGTGGTGCTTTGTGCACGCGCCACGTGTGTTGTGTTGTGCGCGCGCTGCGCGTACCGAGCGAGAGTTTGTTTTTCGCGGCGGGGATGCGTTTTCCCATGCCGTGCTGATATCGTGCGCTGCGTTTCTGTTGTgtgagcggtttttttttttttttaaatcatgagTTTCCTTTCACCGGAAGGACGCCCTCCGCGCGCGGGTCACCGTCGACATGCCAGCATGTCGCTCGTGACACTCGAGCCGTCTAATCTTCAAGAGCTCCGTGCGAGAGAAGAGCTCCAGAACCGTGCCGCGCACATTGTCGACGAATGGCTGCGCAAGCAAGCTACCACTACGCAACCAGCGGCTCCTGCTCTGCCTATGGCTGTACTCGACAGCACTGGGGCACCGGAAGCTGTTGTGGAATTACCCCAGGCGAGCCCCATCTCCCTGACGCAGGACTCCACCCTTGCTGAGAGGACTGCCGTCTCCCTCCCCTCTTCAGACGACGAGGAAGAAATGGATTCCTCGAGCTCGCGGAAACGCGCCCGTGAAGCTGAGAGTGAGGAGGACGACGTGGCCGGCCCGCGCAAGCAGCCATCAAGCGCCCCTCCGTGCTCCGAGGCTCACGTATCACCCAACGTACGCCCGGAGCGGTCGGATGTCGACAGCGCAATCCCTCGACAACCAGGAGTGACGGCCATCAAATCGTCCCTGCCCCACGCACACGCTGGCGGTGGTCTCGAAACGTCGGCGCCGGCTGTAGCGACCTGCCTGCCCCCGCTCCTTCAGAAtgcgagcgccgtctctcggAACCCTGACGAGTCATCAACTGCCTCCTTGGCACTTACTCCAAGAGAGGGCGCGACTACTGATGATCACGCTCCACCAGCCACTGGACAGAGCGCAGCTGCCTTCCTGAAGTATCCGCCagctcctccttcgaagcgcctTGCCTCAAAAAAGAAGGGCAAGGGGAAGCGACGGACAACTCCAGGCAGCCTGCAGCCTCCAGCGACTGCTACCACCTCGGGCCCAGCGGCTTCTCCACAGCAACAGGCGCCACTGCAGAACACCCCCAGCAGTGCTCAAATCGCACCCTCCCTGGCACCCGAGAACGGCGAACCAGCAGAGGATACTTTCACCATGGTCCTCTCTAGGAACGCCCAGCGTCGCGCCAGGGCTCTACAAGCCGCCACCATACCGGTTGACCCAGCGGTGGTCGGGACGGCCCTGTTCCGCCCTTCTGGCCCGGGAGGGGCCTTCGAGCGAGGATCCCGCCTTGCTATTGCCGCTGTGCTCTCTGCGCTGCCAGGGGTGTCCGCGGTCCGGgttaacacaaaaagaaacatcgtGGCCGCGGACGCGACCTCGCAGGCCTGCTTGGAGAGGCTGCTCGCCACCACCGAGCTCCGCGGCATTCCCGTTGCTGCTCGTCCACCAGCTGTCCGTGGAAACAGCACGGGCTTTATACACGGCATTGACGACGAGACTACCGACGCAGAGCTGGCTGGTGCGATCGAGTCCAGTGTCCCCATCCTGTCTGCGACCCGCTCCGGCAACAAGGCGATGCTCCGCTTTAGCAGCCCAGTCCCTCCCGAGCATGTGTCTATATACAAGCTCCAGTTCCGGGTGAGGCCTGGAAGACCGCGTCCACTGCAGTGCCAGCAATGTGGCCGCTATGGGCACGTGGCTGCAACCTGCGACAGACCTACCAGCTGCCTGCACTGTGGGAGGTCACACGAGCGAGGAGAAAGCTGCCCAAATGCCGCCCACTGCAACAATTGTGGTGGCAATCACCCTGCTAATACTCCTGCCTGTCCCAGGTGGCAGGAAGAACGTAGGGTGGCAACCATCATGGCGACCGCCCCTACTCCCCTCTCTCGTCGTGCCGTCCGGGCCTCTGTGCGGGAAGAGACACTGCAGGCAAAGACCTCCACGCAAGTCTCATATGCACAGGCCCTAACCGGCCGCACACAAATTTACCAGTCGGCGATGCTCCCTCCTGGCCAGCCACCCAAAGCAGCCCCACGGACCCTCCGAGCCGGACCACCTGTAGCTACCACCACAACCCCGGAGGCACCAGCCACACCACCACCGCAGGCCTGTCCAGACCCCCGCGACCAGCTGATCGCGAGCCTGCAGCTGACGCTGAAGGCCATCGGAGAGATGCTGCCTGCTGATAGCCCACTCCGAGCCCTCTGCCTCCAGGCGGGAGGCGTGCCATCCACCCAACACCAGCATGGCTAGCATCTCATCGAGGTcccgctgccgccgcccgagggTGCTCCAGTGGAACGTAAACTCGCTGCAGCGACGGCACGGCGAGCTGTGTGAGTACCTCCTGCGGTGCGACTTCGACGTCCTCGCACTGCAGGAGGTATACGCCGTGGCCGAGAACGTACGGCTCCCCGGCTACACTGGCTACTCGGGCGCCACCACCTGTGTCACACGCAGTTGCACTGCAGCACCCTGCCTAGATGGAGCCCACAAGACAGGGAAGCCACGCACGGCAATCTACGTCCGCAGCACCCTGGCGCATGCTGTTCTACCTGTTGCTGACATCGCGGGTGGCCCCCTGGAGTCATGTGCCGTCACCGTACGCCTTGGCAGCCAAGACACCGCTGTGGCGAGCATCTACATTCGTCCAGGAAAGCCGTGGGATCCTTCCAGCCTCGTACAGCTGGCTGTTCGCCTCGGTGGCCATGCAGTCctgtgcggtgacttcaacgcacaccacaCGGATTGGGGTAGCCGCAGCTGCACCCGCCGAGGCAAGGACCTCACAGACGCCATCAGCCGAGCTGGCCTGCTGATGTTGAACACTGGGGAGCCTACCTACGTCCGCCGCGGAGCTCGCACGGCCATCGACCTCTCCCTCACCACCGAGCAGTGCTACTCCTGGGCCACAACTCCGGACACATGGGGGTCTGACCACTTCCCTATCGTGATCAGCCCCGTGTCTGGGAGAAGGCCTAGGACAAGAACTTACCACGTCACAGACTGGTCCCTGTTCCGGAAGCACTGCAGCAATTTGGACGATGACCGTGACTTCCTCAGCGCCATTGCGGATTGTGCTCAGGCTGCCACCGTTCAGTGCTCTGCCCAATCAGATACCCCCGCTCCGGACCTCCACCTGCTCAACCTCCGCGCCTCCAGGCGCCGTATGGAGCGCAGAGCAATCCGGACGGGCAAGGCAGAGCATTGGACCGAGTACAGACGCGCGGATGCCCGCTGCAGGCGCCAGGCCCGGCGCAGGAGGAGCCAGAGCTGGAGGAGCCTCTGCTCTGCCATCGAGGACAGATCCAGGGGACCCCTGGCTTGGAGACTCCTCAAATCTCTCACCGGCAGGAGAACAAACCTACAACCTGTCCTCGCCGCTGCCATCACGCTGGGCATCAGCGAAGAGGCCCTTGCGGAGCTCCTCGCCGACCAGTTCGCGCCGGCTGTACCACGCACTGCAGCCATCCTGCCGGTAGGACAGCCTTCCCTCAGCCTGCCTAGCTGCTTGCACAACCATCACCCGGGGTGGACATCGAGCCAGATCACTGCTATCTGCCAGGACCCCCTGACGCTGCACGAGCTCCAAGTGGCCCTGAAGAGGGGGAAGcgccgcagcgcaccaggagcCGACGGAGTGACGACCCAAATGCTCCGCAACCTGGCCGCCAGCGAGCAGCAGCGCCTGCTCGACTGCTATAACGACATCTGGAGGTCAGGGCAGGTGCCGGAGCAGTGGCGCACAGCCATCGTGGCCCCCATCCTGAAGGCCGGAAAGCCGGTTGGAAACGTGAGCTCCTACCGGCCGGTCTCCCTCACTTCCGCCTCCTGtaaggtgatggaggccattgCTTTGGTccgactggactgggtggcccgtgccCGTGGCTTCCTGGCCGATGAGCAGACGGGGTTCCGGCGGCGCCGATGCACCGCGGACTCCATCGCGGATGTGGTCTCCACGCTGGAAGAGGCCAAGGCCTGCGGTGACGCCGTGCTCCTGGTGCTTATCGAcatcaagggggccttcgacggCCTGCCCCACCCAGTCGTTCAGCAGGCCCTGGACCTACTTGGCATCAACGGGAATCTGCGGCGGTTCATCTCGTCGTTCCTAGAGGaacgcaccctcagggtacgagTGGGCCGATCGAAGAGCTCCCCTCGTCCGGTGGCAGCGGGCGTGCCACAAGGGTCAATGGTGAGCCCTTTCCTGTTCAACCTGGCCCTGGCCCGGCTTcctgctgccctgccgatcgaccCCGACTATCCGGTGAGTGcctccatctacgcggacgacatcgccctgtGGGTGCGAAGCCCACCACACAACCACCGCAGCGCGCGCTCAGCCCTGCAAAGAGCTCTTGACACCGCCGCTGCTTACCTGAGCAGCATTGGCCTTGCCATCTCGGCAAGGAAGACGGAGGCCATGCTGCTCCACCCAAGAGCAGCTGCCCGCCGCACAGCACCCCGGCTGCACCTGGAAGGCGTCCAGTTACCCTGGAGCACTGCAGTGAcgtacctggggctgcgcattgatcaCCGACTGTCCTGGCTGCCTGCTGTCAAGACCCTGCATGTCCAGGTCCTCCGTGTCCGCAAGGCCGTCTCCCAGCTTCTTTCCCgaggacagggctgtaccactgGGTGGGCACTACGGCTGTACGATGCAGCAGCCACCTCACGCCTGCGGTACGCCCTCCCACTCGTGGCACTACCACTAGCCCGTCTCAAGAAGCTAGAGCTGCAGCATCGGGCCGCGATTAGGCTCTGCCTGGGCGCTCCCCGCAGCTCCCAAGTCGCTGCAACCTTGGCCGAGGCGGGAGCATGGCCCCTGTCACTCCTCCTCCTACAGCAAGGGCTACGCCATGTTGACCGCCTCCACCATGGACCAGACGGCAGTGCCCTGCTCTCCCGACTGCGCTCACGGCCCCATTCACAGATGGGCAGACTCTGTGGGCTGTACGAAGAGGTGATTGGGAGGCCTCCAGCGAACAACGCACAACTGCCTCCTCCCCAGAGACCACCCATACCCATCACCACAGAGCTGCCCGGCGTTTCCAAACGGCGCTCCCCAACTTGTGCCCTTCAACAGACGGCTGCTTCCCTCCTGCATGAGGACCACGGTGGAAACCTGCAGATCTACGTTGACGGCTCGGTAATGCCGGACACAGGCTCGTCGactgcggcctgcgtggtgccCGCTTTGGGGAAGAGCAAGCAGTGTCGCCTCCCCAACcatgcgacgtcaacagcagcagAGGTTGCAGGCCTTCACCTGGCTGTGGACTTACTCGCAGAGGAGCTGCCAGTGACCCCAGTGACCAtctactgcgactccaaggcggcactcCTCAGCCTGCAGAGGCCAGAAAGGGCCAGCCTCGGGGTTGCCCTGCTCTCGTCAAGGCTGATGGCGCTCCAGGAGGCGGGCTGCTCAGTATCCCTGCACTGGCTTCCAGCCCACGTAGGGATACCGGGCAACGAGGAAGCAGATGCACTGGCAAAGCGTGCCCACCACTGCGTGGTCCCGCCCAGCCTGGCAGTGACAGCCAGTGATTTCACATGCCACAGGCTTCGGCGCCATCTGCTGGCCTGCCATCCGGACAAGCGGATGTCCTTGGGCCGCCCTCCGCGACCACTTCCACAGCGCGGCCTCGCACGCAGGGAGACCTCCCTCCTTCTGCGACTGAGGATTGGCTGCTGTTGGACGGGTGCTCGCCGCCACCGGCACGGCCTCGTCGCCtctccagcctgtgcctcctgtggggagcccgagaccctggagcacctcctgctggcctgccctgcctACCTGCAGCAGCGTGACCGTCTCCTGCAGGAGTTCCGACGACTGGGGCTTCCTTCTACacgacaggaagacatcctcttccctggtcgtagcgagctaccagccctcctgagtgtcgtcgagtacctcgactcgtcggggctctcggcgagactctaggattTTCTCCAAAGACGCATAGCCTCACGGCTACCCAAACCACTCTAGGCTACTCGAACTGCCCCAATCATCTGGCTCCTGCTGGATCACCGCTCCCTGGCCTTTCACCAGATCACCAATCCTACCGGACCCACTGGGCCCTTCCTACCGGACCACTCATCCGCTGCCATGGCGACCCTTTAACCCTCTACTCTcctatctcctttgctcccactATCCCCCCTCACCCCcgttggcgctgagccgtgctcccgcaagggctgcagaaaacagcgacAACCTTTCCTTAcccccttcaagaaccacttcacaacactcggtcctctcccgatacaaggtgatgcgaacgttcgtttagtcatcgcaaactagccgcctctctgcggcacggtttacacgcacacacgcatacacagagGTGCGAAGGtgcggagccgacgtcagaggggccccgtagaactcggagccgttccgggtagcgcgttgtcttgcgtcttggccgatgcgtgggaagcagcgcaaaacggcgttcccgcggcaactcgcgcacccgtagcagatcaggtccgcgtttgggtgtttgggaacaatagttggcctgccgaactcattccgtcacaacggcggtgaggctagaggttggcggcggtttcagcacaaagcctgcttcatcgaacgcatcctagctgaagcgacggagagtgggggatgcgcgtcttgttccccgacacaaagtcgatttagtcacgctgtggctagaggttggcggcgatgctcccgagatgttgcttccacagt carries:
- the LOC142568487 gene encoding uncharacterized protein LOC142568487, producing the protein MSFLSPEGRPPRAGHRRHASMSLVTLEPSNLQELRAREELQNRAAHIVDEWLRKQATTTQPAAPALPMAVLDSTGAPEAVVELPQASPISLTQDSTLAERTAVSLPSSDDEEEMDSSSSRKRAREAESEEDDVAGPRKQPSSAPPCSEAHVSPNVRPERSDVDSAIPRQPGVTAIKSSLPHAHAGGGLETSAPAVATCLPPLLQNASAVSRNPDESSTASLALTPREGATTDDHAPPATGQSAAAFLKYPPAPPSKRLASKKKGKGKRRTTPGSLQPPATATTSGPAASPQQQAPLQNTPSSAQIAPSLAPENGEPAEDTFTMVLSRNAQRRARALQAATIPVDPAVVGTALFRPSGPGGAFERGSRLAIAAVLSALPGVSAVRVNTKRNIVAADATSQACLERLLATTELRGIPVAARPPAVRGNSTGFIHGIDDETTDAELAGAIESSVPILSATRSGNKAMLRFSSPVPPEHVSIYKLQFRVRPGRPRPLQCQQCGRYGHVAATCDRPTSCLHCGRSHERGESCPNAAHCNNCGGNHPANTPACPRWQEERRVATIMATAPTPLSRRAVRASVREETLQAKTSTYHHNPGGTSHTTTAGLSRPPRPADREPAADAEGHRRDAAC